Part of the Sodalinema gerasimenkoae IPPAS B-353 genome is shown below.
CTCCCCGATCGCCACCATAAAAAAATCGAGAAAATTTGCCTTCTGGAGTGTTATCAGATACACTTTGACAATCTTGTGGAAAATCTTAACAAAAATTACAGCTTCAGGATTTATCTGCCTTGTTCCAAAACTAGGCCCCGATATCTATATCATCCATGCAATTACTCCCTAGACCCTATACCCTCACCATCAGGCGAGCCGGACAACGTCCCTGCGTGATTCTGGTTGGGCTTCCCCTGAGACTGGCGATCGCTGCCTTAGGAACCTTAATGGTTGGAGGGATAGGACTGGCAGGACTGCAAGTTTGGCAAACCTATCAAGCCAATCGTGCCGAACTTGATCGCCGGGCAGAAGAAATTCTCAAACAGGTCGAAGGCCTCGAAGCCCAACTCGAAGAACTCAAAGAACGCTCCGGGATGTCAGACGAACCCCCAGACTATCCAGAACTCGGGCAAGGGGGCCCCGTCCTGCGTCCTCTCAACGCCGCAGAACTCCTAAGCAACGCTGAAACCCATGTCAGCCGTTTAACCGAAGACCTCAGCGATCGCGTGCAGCCGGCCTTGGAAAATGTCTTAGAACAAGAAAAAGCCATTCCCCAGGGTCTGCCCCTCAAAGTCTCAACCCAAGTCACCTCTTACTTCGGCAAACGGCAAAACCCCTTCGGCATCGGCAAAGAATTTCATAACGGCCTTGACTTTGCCGGCGATCCTGGTGACCCCGTCATCTCCACCGCCTGGGGCGTCGTGACTCATGCCGGTTGGGGAGGGGGCTATGGTAAATATGTGGAGGTCGATCATGGCAACGGCTATATGACTCTCTATGCTCACCTGTCCGAAATTTCCGTACAATGGGGAGAAGAGGTCGAGCGTGGAGATCTCGTGGGCTTAGTCGGTAGTACTGGACGTTCTACCGCCCCCCATTTGCACTATTCTATTTTTGAGGACAACGAGGCGATCGATCCACAACCGTTTCTTGTCCGGGTTTCAGGTTTGACTCAGGCCCCAGTTCCCAACGAATCCGAAGCCCCCGTCACGGCACGGGTCGCCAATTAACCAAGTTTGCTCAACAGGATAACTACCCTATGACTGCTACACAAACCAAATTTCCCATTGACTTGGGTGCATACAAACCCCTAAAACTCGACCCCAAGGTTAAAACCTTAACTGACGAGCAACGGGCAACCCTGAAAGCTAACATCCAACTGATGCGGGATGCCATCATCTTCTTCACCGCCACCGGTGCGGCTCGCGGTGTGGGTGGCCATACCGGCGGTCCCTACGACACCGCCCCAGAAGTGGCCATCCTCGATGCCTTTTTCCGGGGCAGCCCCGATGGATTTGTCCCCGTCTTTTTCGATGAAGCCGGACACCGGGTGGCCACCCAATATCTCATGGCGGCCCTCTATGGCGACTTACCCGCCGAACAACTGGTGCACTACCGGGAAGCTCATGCGAAACTCCCCGGCCACCCTGAATTAGGACTAACCCCCGGTGTTAAGTTCAGTTCTGGTCGTTTGGGCCATACTTGGTCTTATGTGAACGGGGTGGCGATCGCCAACTCCTCCAAAGTCGTCTGCTGTCTCGGGTCTGACGGAGCACAACAAGAAGGAAACGACGCCGAAGCGGCTCGTTTTGCCGTGGCCCAAAACCTCAACGTCAAACTCTTTGTCGATGACAACGACGTCACCATCGCCGGTCATCCCTCCGACTATCTCCCCGGCTTCAGCGTGGCCAAAACCCTCAAAGGCCACGGCTTAACCGTCCTCGAAGGAGACGGCGAAGATCTCGACGGCCTCTATCGTCGTATGTGCGAAGCCATGACCACCACTGGTCCTGTTGCCGTCGTCAACAGCCGGAAAATGGCAGTGGGGATCGAAGGCATCGAAGGCTGGTGGGTACCGGTGCTGCACTAGGGGCAGCTACGGCGGGAGTGGAACCTCAAAGCTCGCGGTCAGGATGCAGCGGTTAGCTTCCTCGAAGGCATCGAGAAGCCCAAAAACCCCAACACCTATCTTGGATCGGGTGACACGCTCGGCTCCAACCGTAACGTCTTCGGTCAAACCGTCGCCGAAATCCTCTCAGGAATGGATGCTGACACCCGCAAGAAGAGTGTTCTCTGCGTTGACAGTGACCTCGAAGGCTCCTGTGGCTTAGCCCACATTCGCAAAGCTGCCCCAGAAATCTATGTCAGTGGCGGGATTATGGAACGCGGCAACTTCTCCGCCGCCGCTGGATTCGGCATGGAAACCGGCAAACAGGGAATTTTCGGGACCTTTAGTGCTTTCCTAGAGATGTGCATCTCGGAAATCACCATGGCCCGGTTGAACTACTCCAACGTTCTCTGCCACTTCTCCCACTCCGGGATTGATGACATGGCCGACAACACCTGCCACTTCGGTTTGAACAATATGTTCGCCGACAATGGTTTAGATGACGGCTATGAAACCCGCCTCTACTTCCCCGCCGATGCTGGACAGATGACAGCGGTGGTGAAAAAGGTCTTCGGCGACCCCGGCTTACGCTTCGTCTTCTCCACTCGCTCGAAAGTTCCCAACATCCTCGACAGCGACGGCAACGACGTTTTCGGTGATAACTACGAGTTTACCCCCGGTAAAGATGAAGTCATCCGCGAAGGAACCGCTGGCTATGTGGTCAGCTTCGGGGAAGGACTCTATCGCGCTTTGGATGCCGTTGAACGCCTCAAGCAAGAGGGCATTGATGTGGGCTTAATCAACAAACCCACCCTCAATGTTGTGGACGAAGAGATGATGACCAAGTTGGGCAATTCTCCCATGGTCTTAGTGGTAGAAGCCTTCAACCGCCGCACCGGTTTAGGCAGCCGCTTCGGCAGTTGGTTATTAGAACGAGGCTTCTCGCCCAAATTCGCTTTCCTCGGAACTCACGAAGAAGGCTGTGGCGGTCTCTGGGAACAATTCCCCCACCAAGGCATTGACTCTGACGGTATCGTCGCCAAAGTCAAAGAACTAGCCAGCTAAGGCAGTCTTCATCCCCTCCGAGGAGAGGCAGGGGTGGGTTATCCCCTCCTGGTACGGGGCAGGGGTGGGTTCCGTCAGCGAGTGGTGCGTTCCGGCAAGTTCCAATTGAACGCTCAAAGCCGACAACCATTGCAAGCCGGAACATACCCTACCCCTATTGCCATCCCCTCCTGGGAGGGGCAGGGGTGGGTTATGCCTATTGCCTATTGCCTAGGGCGACCATAAAGGTACGCCCCTACGTTATTTCTGTTCCCTGTTCCCTGTTCCCTGTTCCGCTGTTCCCTGTTCCCTGTTCCCAGATCCGCTGTTCCCTGTTCCGCTGTTCCCTGTTCCCTGTTCCCAGATCCGCTGTTCCCAGATCCGCTGTTCCCTTCTTCTAACCATCCCGTAACACATACCCCACACCCCGCACCGTCTGAATCAATCGCTTATCCCCTTCATTTTCGATTTTCAGGCGTAAATAGCGGATATAGACTTCAATCACATTAGACTCCCCCATAAACTCATACCCCCAGACATTTTCCAGGATTTGTTCACGGGTTAGCACTTCTCGGGGATGTTCCATCAGATACTTGAGGAGTTCAAACTCCTTCATCGTTAAATCGATCGCCCGTTCCCCATTGCCATTGCCCGCGCGTCCGCCGCGAAAGGCTTGGCGAGTGGGTAAGTCTAATAGCAGATCCGCGAAGCGTAACTGATTGGTATCAGGATGTTCCGGCTTCAGATAAAACGCTACCATCTTGAGAAACTCATAGGAACGGTAGGGCTTAATCACATAGTCATCCGATCCGGCTTCCAGACAGGCGACACGGTCCTCTAGGGTATCACTGGCTAACATCATCATCACCACGGCGCGATTGCCGATGCTGCGGAGATGCTTACACAGCCATAACCCGGAGTTTCCTGGCAGAATGCGGTTGATGGCAATTAACCCCGGTTGCATTTCCTCAACCTGGTGTAAGCCGTGATTAGCTTCATGGGCGATCGCCACCTCATAGCCAGCTTCCTGTAAATCCAAGGCAATCCGTTGAGCTAAGGTTGTATCGGGTTCAACCACTAACACCGACGATTGCAACTCTAAGGCAACAGTATCCATAACAGTACGGTTAAAAATATCGATACGGGGCAATCAAGAATCGCCCTTGGCCATGGCTGGGAAGTTCCGGGAATCACGGCCATCACTCAAAACTCAAAACCCGGCGTTAGCAAGAACACCGGGCCGTCCAACTCTCCCACTTTGGAGTTAGGAACCACTGGAGAGGGAACGGGGTAAGCGTCCCCCATTCACAGCATCCCGGAACTCTTCGACATCTGGGCCATAATCAATGGGGAGAACTGCCACAATGTTCTCATGGGGACGAGGGATAATCACCCAGGATTCCAACGTCGCCCCATAGGTGCGTTCCACGGCAGCAATTCCGGCATCCATCGCCGTTTTCACCTCGGACACATCCCCACGGATATTAATGTTAAAGCGGGCGCTTCCCACCCGGATATAGCCCACGAGCGTCACTCGTCCGGCCTTAACCATAGCGTCGGCGGCCGCCATAACGCCAGGAAATCCTTTCGTTTCAATCGATCCTACTGCCTGCTGTGTCACGGTTCATCTCCTAAATTTGGCACGTTTGGGGCATCGTTACCCCCAGTTAAAGGTTTATACTTGAAGCGGTTTTATCCAAGCGCCATGTTGAAGCTGATTAAAGCTCAATGTAGCGATGTCTGGCCATCTCACCTCACCCAGTTGGAGAATTATCGATCATCCCCCATGATCCTGGCAAGGCAACCGAGGGCATTCATCGGAAGGGTTCACTCGTTTCCGTATAGTGAATCGGCAGAACCGCCACGATATTCTCAGGTGGATTGGGAACAATATAGTGAGATATTATCTTGCCCCCAAAGGTCTTTTCAACGGCAGTTAAACCTGCCTCCATTGCTGCTTTGACTTCTGAAACGGGCCCGCGAAAGGCGATCGCAAACTATCCACAACCGTTTCTTGTCCGGCATTCCGGTTTAACTCGGGCATCGCTCCCCAACGAATCAGAAGCCCCCGTCGCGGCACGGGTCGCCAATTAACTAAGTTTGCTCAACAGGATAACTACCCTATGACTGCTACACAAACCAAATTTCCCATTGACTTGGGTGCATACAAACCCCTAAAACTAGACCCCAAGGTTAAAACCCTAACCGATGAGCAACGGGCAACCCTAAAAGCCAACATCCAACTGATGCGGGATGCCATCATCTTCTTCACCGCCACCGGTGCCGCTCGGGGTGTCGGTGGTCATACCGGCGGCCCCTACGACACCGCCCCAGAAGTAGCCATCCTCGATGCCTTTTTCCGAGGTAGCCCCGAAGGATTTGTGCCCATCTTCTTCGACGAAGCCGGACACCGGGTGGCCACCCAATATCTCATGGCGGCCCTCTATGGTGACCTACCCGCCGAACAACTCGTGCGCTATCGGGAAGCTCACGCCAAACTCCCCGGCCACCCCGAACTCGGGCTGACCCCTGGTGTTAAGTTCAGTTCCGGTCGTCTGGGCCATATGTGGTCTTATGTGAACGGGGTGGCGATCGCCAACTCGCCCAAAGTTGTCTGCTGTCTGGGTTCCGACGGCTCCCAACAAGAAGGCAACGACGCCGAAGCTGCCCGCTTTGCCGTCGCCCAAAACCTCAACGTTAAACTCTTCGTCGATGACAACGATGTCACCATCGCCGGTCATCCCTCCGACTATCTCCCCGGGTTCAGCGTCGCCCAAACCCTCAAAGGTCATGGCTTAACCGTCCTCGAAGGAGACGGTGAAGACATCGACGACCTCTATGGTCGGATGTGCGACGCCATCACGGCCACCGGTCCTGTGGCCGTGGTCAATACCCGCAAAATGGCTGTCGGCATCGAAGGCATCGAAGGCTGGTGGGTACCGGTGCTGCACTAGGGGCAGCTACGGCGGGAGTGGAACCTCAAAGCTCGCGGTCAAGATGCGGCCGTTAGCTTCCTCGAAGGGATTGAGAAACCCAAAAACCCCAACACCTATCTCGGTTCAGGGGACAAACTCGGCTCCAACCGTAACGTCTTCGGTCAAACCGTCGCCAAAATCCTCTCAGGAATGGATGCCGACACCCGTAAAAAGAGTGTTCTCTGCGTTGACAGCGACCTCGAAGGCTCCTGTGGCCTAGCCCACATCCGCGAAGCTGCCCCTGAAATCTACGTCAGTGGCGGGATTATGGAGCGCAGCAACTTCTCCGCCGCCGCCGGCTTCGGTATGGAAACCGGTAAACAGGGGATTTTCGGAACCTTCAGTGCATTTCTAGAGATGTGCATCTCAGAAATCACCATGGCCCGGTTGAACTACTCCAACGTTCTCTGCCATTTCTCCCACTCCGGGATTGACGACATGGCCGACAACACCTGCCACTTCGGTTTGAACAATATGTTCGCCGACAATGGTTTAGATGACGGCTATGAAACCCGCCTCTACTTCCCCGCCGATGCTGCACAAATGACAGCAGTGGTGAACAAAGTCTTCGGCGACCCCGGCTTACGCTTTGTCTTCTCCACCCGTTCGAAAGTCCCCAACATCCTCGACAGCGACGGCAACGACTTTTTCGGTGCAAACTACGAGTTCACCCCCGGTAAAGATGAAGTCATCCGCGAAGGAACCGCCGGTTACGTGGTCAGCTTCGGAGAAGGCCTCTATCGCGCTTTGGATGCCGTTGAACGCCTCAAGCAAGAGGGCATTGATGTGGGCTTAATCAACAAACCCACCCTCAATGTTGTGGACGAAGAGATGATGACCAAGTTGGGCAATTCTCCCATGGTCTTAGTGGTAGAAGCCTTCAACCGCCGCACCGGTTTAGGCAGCCGCTTCGGCAGTTGGTTATTAGAACGAGGCTTCTCGCCCAAATTCGCTTTCCTCGGAACTCACGAAGAAGGCTGTGGCGGTCTCTGGGAACAATTCCCCCACCAAGGCATTGACTCTGACGGTATCGTCGCCAAAGTCAAAGAACTAGCCCGCTAACCCCTCTCCCCTCTTGGGAGGGGTGCCCGTCAGGGCGGGGTGGGTCCCTCCACGGGAGGGGCCGGGGTGTGTTCCCCCAGCGAGCGGTGCGTTCCGGCAAGTTCAAATCGAACGCCCAAGGTCAACCCCTTGCCAGCCGGAACACACCCTACCCCTATTGCCTATTGCCTATTGCCTATTGCCTTCTTCTAACCATCCCGTAACACATACCCCACACCCCGCACCGTCTGAATCAATCGCTTATCCCCTTCATTTTCGATTTTCAGGCGTAAATAGCGGATATAGACTTCAATCACATTGGATTCGCCCATAAATTCATAACCCCAGACATTTTCTAGGATTTGTTCACGGGTTAGCACTTCTCGGGGATGTTCCATCAGATACCTGAGAAGTTCAAACTCCTTCATCGTTAAATCGATCGCCCGTTCCCCATTACCATTCCCCGCACGTCCGCCGCGAAAGGCTTGGCGAGTGGGTAAGTCTAACAACAGATCAGCGAAGCGTAACTGATTAGTATCAGGATGTTCTGGCTTGAGATAAAACGCCACCATCTTGAGGAATTCATAGGAACGGTAGGGCTTAATCACATAGTCATCGGCCCCCGCTTCGAGGCAGGCCACACGGTCTTCTAGGGTG
Proteins encoded:
- a CDS encoding carbon dioxide-concentrating mechanism protein CcmK, yielding MTQQAVGSIETKGFPGVMAAADAMVKAGRVTLVGYIRVGSARFNINIRGDVSEVKTAMDAGIAAVERTYGATLESWVIIPRPHENIVAVLPIDYGPDVEEFRDAVNGGRLPRSLSSGS
- a CDS encoding M23 family metallopeptidase; its protein translation is MQLLPRPYTLTIRRAGQRPCVILVGLPLRLAIAALGTLMVGGIGLAGLQVWQTYQANRAELDRRAEEILKQVEGLEAQLEELKERSGMSDEPPDYPELGQGGPVLRPLNAAELLSNAETHVSRLTEDLSDRVQPALENVLEQEKAIPQGLPLKVSTQVTSYFGKRQNPFGIGKEFHNGLDFAGDPGDPVISTAWGVVTHAGWGGGYGKYVEVDHGNGYMTLYAHLSEISVQWGEEVERGDLVGLVGSTGRSTAPHLHYSIFEDNEAIDPQPFLVRVSGLTQAPVPNESEAPVTARVAN
- the nblR gene encoding response regulator transcription factor NblR, with the protein product MDTVTLELQSSVLVVEPDTTLAQRIALDLQEAGYEVAIAHEANHGLHQVEEMQPGLIAINRILPGNSGLWLCKHLRSIGNRAVVMMMLACDTLEDRVACLEAGADDYVIKPYRSYEFLKMVAFYLKPEHPDTNQLRFADLLLDLPTRQAFRGGRAGNGNGERAIDLTMKEFELLRYLMEHPREVLTREQILENVWGYEFMGESNVIEVYIRYLRLKIENEGDKRLIQTVRGVGYVLRDG
- a CDS encoding BMC domain-containing protein, which gives rise to MAFRGPVSEVKAAMEAGLTAVEKTFGGKIISHYIVPNPPENIVAVLPIHYTETSEPFR
- the nblR gene encoding response regulator transcription factor NblR, coding for MDTVALELQSSVLVVEPDTTLAQRIALDLQEAGYEVAIAHEANHGLHQVEEMQPGLIAINRILPGNSGLWLCKHLRSIGNRAVVMMMLASDTLEDRVACLEAGSDDYVIKPYRSYEFLKMVAFYLKPEHPDTNQLRFADLLLDLPTRQAFRGGRAGNGNGERAIDLTMKEFELLKYLMEHPREVLTREQILENVWGYEFMGESNVIEVYIRYLRLKIENEGDKRLIQTVRGVGYVLRDG